In Xenorhabdus ishibashii, the following are encoded in one genomic region:
- a CDS encoding TorD/DmsD family molecular chaperone, translating to MNEFSIVCRILGILFNRAPQDPVLQPVITMITEGKLKPLWPLDQDELLDRLQKSSELSVIEADYHALFTGSSAGVAVCRSDYTDKDESEVRQFLVERGMPLTDIPADQFGSLLLAASWLEDQAAEDEVQAQIKLFDEYLLPWCGQFLGKVEAHATSGFYRTLAMITREALQALREELEVE from the coding sequence ATGAACGAATTTTCTATTGTCTGCCGCATATTGGGAATATTGTTTAACCGAGCACCACAAGATCCTGTTTTGCAACCTGTAATTACCATGATTACTGAGGGAAAATTGAAACCATTGTGGCCTTTGGATCAGGATGAGTTATTGGATAGATTACAGAAAAGCAGTGAGTTATCGGTGATTGAAGCCGATTATCATGCCTTATTTACTGGATCATCTGCGGGCGTTGCAGTCTGCCGCTCTGACTATACTGATAAGGATGAAAGTGAAGTACGCCAGTTTTTGGTGGAGCGAGGCATGCCTTTGACTGATATCCCTGCCGATCAATTTGGCTCCTTATTGTTGGCTGCATCATGGTTGGAAGATCAGGCCGCAGAGGATGAAGTCCAGGCCCAGATTAAGTTGTTTGATGAATATTTGCTGCCTTGGTGTGGGCAATTTCTTGGTAAAGTTGAAGCCCATGCGACCAGCGGTTTTTATCGGACGTTGGCGATGATTACTCGAGAGGCATTGCAAGCGTTACGTGAAGAGCTGGAAGTAGAGTGA